The following proteins come from a genomic window of Timaviella obliquedivisa GSE-PSE-MK23-08B:
- a CDS encoding PAS domain S-box protein has product MSEEQKAVSETSFVSNGEIGALIRSLDWSQTPLGATETWSQSLKDTIQILSTELDRAKHQQQQPAPVAQQNEAQQNEAQQNEIDTLLAKISNGFYHLDRHWCFTAVNARLCEIVGMEREAIIGHSIWELFADLVDTQFDTELRRSLNEQIPTHFEYFYQPWNRWYEHWVYPSLDGLTIFGADITARMSVEAELPTQSQLLETVVNYLPSSVAIVRGQDLTFQFVKPMYQAIAPGKQMVGRTIQEVWPETQPLFAERCRRVLETGEPYYAVDEVFDMRRADGEPLETASFNWSMHPIILPSETEQGILITIWETTDHKRVEEELRQSNDRFHTAMQAVEGIVFEWNLQTQTVYRSEGLFQLIGIRAEEALPTAEWWMERLHPDDVKRMEPELSAIMTSADRYEGEYRVRHEAGHWVDVWERGYLQRNPLGEVIRVVGFTTDISDRKRAEAALQESKMRLDFSLEAAQFGDWDLDLRTHQAHRSLKHDQIFGYESLLPEWTYEMFLEHVLPEERETVDQHYRIALENNEPWNIECRICRADQQVRWIWVLGYVYFNPQGEAIRMVGLVSDISDRKQSEAALRESESQFRLIVDSAKEYAIFTINLQGYITKWNSGAERLLGYSEAEAIGCKGEIIFTPEDNEQERAAYEIRTALTEGRAENERWHLRKNGSRFWASGLMMPLLDETNTPQGVVKILQDKTAQRQASERLQLLYETTRDLLSTDQPLALIQNLFSKLSVQLDLHCYYNFMVEEKDNQLMLHLRNYDGISEEAAQELEWIHFGEYLCGMAAQERRQVIFNEAQLKTHPNAQVVYAMGVKAYAGQPLITHGRLLGTLSFASRTRTCFMPAEIELLQSTCDQIAIAIERTNLTHSLQQQAEQLRQANRIKDEFLAVLSHELRSPLNPILGWSKLLQSGSLSPAKTAQALTTIERNAKLQAELIEDLLDVSRILQGKLRLNVSAVNLAPIIEAAIETVHLAAEAKSIAMEATLDFQAGQVSGDATRLQQVVWNLLSNAVKFTPTGGHVTVQLAQVENQAQMTISDTGKGIPPNFLPYVFDYFRQEDGATTRQFGGLGLGLAIVRHLVELHGGTVQVTSPGEGLGATFTVKLPTMPVSSAMTVNRRSSEPSLDLNGIRVLVIDDETDSREFVAFVLEQAGARVTTATTASEGFAILTQSQPDVLLSDIGMPDMDGYMLMQQVRLLPPEQGGNVLAIALTAYAGDFNQQQALQAGFQQHLAKPIEPEALIRGIANLINSIT; this is encoded by the coding sequence ATGAGTGAGGAGCAAAAAGCAGTCTCTGAAACCAGTTTTGTCAGCAACGGCGAGATAGGAGCATTAATTCGATCGCTCGACTGGTCACAAACACCATTAGGAGCTACCGAAACCTGGTCGCAAAGCCTCAAAGACACCATACAAATTCTGTCTACAGAACTCGATCGGGCTAAGCATCAGCAGCAACAACCAGCGCCAGTAGCCCAGCAGAATGAAGCCCAGCAGAATGAAGCCCAGCAGAATGAAATAGATACCCTGCTGGCGAAAATTAGTAACGGATTTTATCATCTCGATCGCCATTGGTGTTTTACCGCTGTTAACGCTCGCCTCTGCGAAATTGTGGGAATGGAGCGTGAAGCAATCATCGGGCATAGTATTTGGGAATTGTTTGCTGATCTGGTCGATACCCAGTTTGATACCGAACTACGACGATCGCTGAACGAGCAAATTCCTACTCATTTCGAGTATTTTTACCAGCCTTGGAATCGCTGGTATGAACACTGGGTTTACCCTTCGTTGGATGGATTAACCATCTTTGGAGCCGACATTACTGCGCGGATGAGCGTTGAAGCAGAACTCCCCACTCAAAGCCAACTGCTCGAAACGGTCGTGAACTACTTGCCCAGTAGCGTGGCGATCGTCCGGGGACAGGATCTGACTTTTCAATTTGTTAAGCCCATGTACCAGGCGATCGCACCGGGCAAACAAATGGTGGGCAGAACGATCCAGGAAGTATGGCCCGAAACGCAGCCACTTTTTGCTGAGCGCTGCCGCCGCGTTTTAGAGACAGGCGAACCCTATTATGCTGTTGATGAAGTCTTCGACATGAGACGCGCAGACGGCGAGCCGCTTGAGACTGCCTCCTTCAACTGGTCAATGCACCCCATTATCCTACCCAGTGAAACCGAGCAGGGCATTTTAATCACAATTTGGGAGACGACTGACCACAAGCGGGTTGAGGAGGAATTGCGACAAAGCAACGATCGCTTTCATACCGCCATGCAAGCCGTCGAAGGCATAGTGTTTGAGTGGAACTTACAAACGCAAACGGTCTACCGATCAGAAGGATTGTTTCAGCTAATTGGAATTCGGGCAGAAGAAGCGTTGCCAACGGCAGAATGGTGGATGGAACGGCTACATCCTGATGATGTTAAACGAATGGAGCCAGAGCTTTCGGCAATTATGACAAGTGCCGATCGCTATGAGGGCGAATATCGCGTTCGTCATGAGGCGGGTCACTGGGTAGACGTATGGGAGCGAGGCTATTTGCAGCGCAATCCTCTGGGTGAAGTGATTAGAGTTGTCGGTTTTACAACGGATATTAGCGATCGCAAGCGAGCCGAAGCTGCCCTCCAAGAAAGTAAAATGCGGCTCGACTTTTCGTTAGAAGCGGCTCAGTTTGGGGACTGGGATCTAGACCTGAGAACTCACCAGGCTCATCGCTCTTTAAAGCACGATCAAATTTTTGGCTATGAGTCTCTTTTACCCGAATGGACTTATGAAATGTTTCTGGAACACGTGTTGCCAGAGGAGCGGGAAACCGTTGATCAGCATTACCGCATTGCTTTAGAGAACAACGAACCCTGGAACATTGAGTGCCGGATCTGTCGGGCAGACCAACAAGTGAGATGGATTTGGGTGCTGGGATACGTTTACTTTAATCCGCAGGGAGAGGCGATCCGCATGGTGGGGCTGGTTTCAGATATTAGCGATCGCAAGCAATCTGAGGCAGCGCTCCGTGAAAGTGAATCGCAATTCCGCCTCATTGTTGATAGTGCCAAAGAGTACGCTATTTTCACAATAAACTTGCAGGGCTATATCACGAAATGGAACTCTGGGGCAGAGCGGCTGTTGGGCTATTCCGAAGCAGAGGCGATCGGGTGTAAGGGTGAAATTATCTTTACCCCCGAAGACAACGAACAGGAACGAGCCGCATACGAAATACGAACCGCTTTAACCGAAGGACGGGCAGAAAATGAACGTTGGCACCTTCGCAAAAATGGAAGCCGCTTTTGGGCAAGTGGATTGATGATGCCCCTCCTGGATGAGACAAATACTCCGCAAGGCGTTGTCAAAATATTGCAAGACAAGACTGCGCAGCGACAGGCAAGCGAACGACTGCAATTGTTATATGAAACAACCCGCGATCTACTTTCGACAGATCAGCCCTTAGCGTTGATACAAAATTTATTTAGTAAACTCTCAGTGCAACTCGATCTGCACTGTTATTACAACTTTATGGTGGAAGAAAAAGACAATCAGCTAATGCTCCATCTCAGAAATTATGATGGCATTTCTGAGGAAGCCGCTCAGGAACTAGAATGGATTCACTTTGGCGAGTATCTCTGTGGGATGGCAGCCCAAGAGCGGCGGCAAGTGATCTTTAACGAAGCCCAACTGAAGACTCATCCCAATGCTCAAGTCGTCTATGCCATGGGTGTCAAAGCTTATGCTGGGCAACCCTTGATTACCCATGGGCGGCTGCTCGGAACGCTCTCTTTTGCTAGCCGAACTCGAACCTGTTTTATGCCAGCAGAAATTGAACTATTGCAATCAACCTGTGATCAGATCGCGATCGCCATTGAACGCACTAATTTAACTCATTCACTGCAACAGCAAGCCGAGCAACTTAGACAAGCGAACCGGATTAAAGATGAATTTTTAGCAGTCCTGTCGCACGAATTGCGATCGCCTCTCAACCCCATTCTAGGTTGGTCAAAGCTGCTGCAAAGCGGTAGTTTAAGCCCCGCAAAGACGGCTCAAGCCCTGACCACGATTGAGCGAAACGCTAAACTGCAAGCTGAACTGATCGAAGACTTGCTAGATGTCTCTCGTATTTTGCAAGGCAAGCTTCGTCTCAATGTGAGTGCAGTCAATTTAGCCCCAATCATTGAAGCGGCGATCGAAACGGTGCATTTAGCCGCAGAAGCCAAGTCTATTGCCATGGAAGCAACGCTTGATTTTCAGGCGGGTCAGGTTTCTGGTGATGCGACTCGCTTACAGCAAGTTGTCTGGAACCTGCTGTCGAATGCGGTTAAGTTTACGCCCACGGGCGGACACGTTACTGTACAGTTAGCGCAAGTGGAAAACCAGGCTCAGATGACCATTAGCGACACTGGAAAGGGAATTCCCCCTAACTTTTTGCCCTATGTATTTGACTATTTTCGGCAGGAAGATGGTGCTACCACTCGCCAGTTCGGCGGATTAGGACTCGGACTGGCGATCGTTCGTCATCTGGTTGAGCTCCATGGAGGCACAGTTCAGGTGACCAGCCCAGGCGAAGGGTTGGGAGCAACTTTTACCGTAAAACTACCGACAATGCCTGTCTCTTCTGCTATGACCGTCAATCGGCGGTCTTCTGAACCATCGCTTGACTTAAATGGCATTCGGGTCTTAGTCATTGATGATGAAACCGACTCGCGTGAGTTTGTCGCCTTTGTCCTAGAGCAGGCAGGTGCCAGGGTAACAACTGCTACTACAGCCAGTGAGGGATTCGCCATACTAACGCAATCTCAGCCCGATGTGCTGCTCAGCGATATTGGGATGCCCGACATGGATGGATATATGCTGATGCAACAAGTTAGGCTGCTGCCACCCGAGCAAGGGGGAAATGTTTTAGCGATCGCCCTCACTGCCTATGCCGGAGACTTTAACCAGCAGCAAGCCCTACAAGCCGGGTTTCAGCAACATTTGGCAAAGCCCATAGAGCCGGAGGCATTAATCAGAGGCATTGCTAATTTGATCAACAGCATTACGTAG
- a CDS encoding PAS domain-containing protein, translating to MSSLSPEKPLTLSVPTNEAERLAALYRYRILDTPPEAAFDRITALAVRLFDTPVALVSLVDKSRAWFKSCIGFSNHEVPRESAPCSFAVLKDVPLIVLDTLQDDRFACTPLVQDEPGVRFYAGAPLLTHDGFNLGTLCVVDTRPHDSMSLEQQATLVDLAAMVVDELELRLAAYQIAQVDTALLEVTKGIATVTGEAFFQALTQHFSKVLGTDYIYIGLVEGDVNVMMRPIATCAHGQMIDHPACPLPGSPCEEVVKQRTICCYPSGVQAVFPNVPLLKLLDVESYMGTPFFDSKGTLLGVLGVMHGKPLENIQLAQTLLSLFAPRISTELERQQTEVELRQAAERMSAAQHCAKAGLWSWDIITNEVYWSPEYYTLWSISPNISAAYDTWLNAIVEEDRDRVRQHIQAAVAQQQPIQVEYRYLHPERGLCWFMSIGNTLYSAENQPLRATGISLDVTDRKQVEEELLQKNAILNVINESAPTPIFVKDRQGRIIYGNPATFEVLGKSASEVIGFRDGDLFPDLEDAARVMANDQRIMEAGQTEVVEESPDGVRTFLGMKSPYRNKSGEVIGLIGIASDISDRVQLERDRERVLQQEQAARESAETANRIKDEFLAVLSHELRSPLNPILGWTKLLQSGNLDQEKTAHALETIERNVKLQSELIEDLLDVSRILQSKLSLNISSVNLGLTIEAAIETVSLAAQTKSIKINTTLDPEIGQVLGDASRLQQIVWNLVSNAVKFTPEGGRIEVRLTRFDHQAQITVTDTGKGITAEFLPHVFDYFRQEDSATTRRFGGLGLGLAIVRHLVELHGGTVQVTSPGEDQGTTFTVSIPLAESANGQGVESQKTFSARTNKNSLLGIRVLVVDDEPDMRDVIAFSLEQSGAEVIAVGTAMKALEALAQFQPDILVSDVGMPDMDGYMLMQRIRALNSEQGGQVKAIALTAYAAEFDQNQALQAGFQQHLAKPVEPEVLVRAIVRLFKSNA from the coding sequence ATGTCTAGTTTGTCGCCCGAAAAACCTTTGACCCTATCTGTGCCCACCAACGAGGCAGAGCGATTGGCAGCACTCTACCGCTACCGAATTCTTGATACCCCGCCAGAAGCAGCGTTCGATCGCATCACTGCCTTAGCAGTAAGATTGTTTGATACTCCTGTTGCCCTCGTTTCTCTAGTCGATAAATCCAGAGCTTGGTTCAAGTCTTGCATTGGCTTTAGCAACCACGAAGTTCCACGGGAAAGTGCGCCTTGTAGCTTTGCTGTGTTGAAAGATGTTCCCTTAATCGTTCTCGACACGCTGCAAGACGATCGCTTTGCCTGTACACCCCTTGTTCAAGATGAACCTGGTGTACGGTTCTATGCAGGGGCACCTCTCCTCACTCACGACGGCTTTAACCTAGGAACCCTGTGTGTGGTTGACACCCGACCTCACGATTCTATGAGTCTTGAGCAGCAAGCGACTTTGGTTGATTTAGCAGCAATGGTTGTAGACGAGCTAGAACTTCGCTTGGCAGCCTACCAAATTGCCCAGGTAGATACAGCTTTATTAGAGGTTACCAAAGGCATTGCAACGGTTACGGGCGAGGCTTTTTTTCAAGCTCTAACGCAACACTTTAGCAAAGTTTTAGGCACTGATTATATTTACATTGGTCTAGTCGAAGGCGATGTCAACGTCATGATGAGACCGATCGCCACTTGTGCTCATGGTCAAATGATTGATCACCCAGCGTGTCCATTGCCAGGTAGCCCTTGCGAAGAAGTGGTTAAGCAACGGACAATTTGTTGCTATCCCAGTGGAGTTCAAGCTGTATTTCCCAATGTGCCACTGCTCAAATTGCTAGATGTTGAAAGCTATATGGGCACTCCGTTCTTTGATTCTAAGGGCACTCTCTTAGGAGTATTAGGCGTAATGCATGGGAAACCCCTAGAGAATATTCAACTGGCACAAACTTTGCTGTCACTCTTTGCGCCTCGCATTTCTACTGAACTCGAACGTCAGCAAACAGAGGTAGAACTCCGTCAGGCAGCAGAACGAATGAGCGCTGCCCAACATTGTGCCAAAGCAGGCTTGTGGAGTTGGGATATCATCACCAACGAAGTCTACTGGTCGCCCGAATACTACACTTTATGGAGCATCAGCCCCAATATTTCTGCGGCTTACGACACTTGGTTAAATGCAATCGTCGAGGAAGACCGCGATCGCGTTCGTCAGCATATTCAAGCCGCAGTAGCACAGCAACAACCCATTCAGGTTGAATATCGCTACCTCCATCCAGAACGCGGTTTATGTTGGTTTATGTCAATTGGCAACACGCTTTACAGTGCTGAGAATCAACCGCTGCGGGCAACCGGGATCTCCCTAGATGTTACCGATCGCAAGCAAGTTGAAGAAGAACTGCTGCAAAAGAATGCCATCTTGAACGTTATTAATGAGTCAGCACCTACGCCAATTTTTGTTAAAGATCGACAAGGACGGATTATTTATGGCAACCCAGCGACATTTGAGGTGTTGGGAAAATCCGCATCTGAGGTGATTGGCTTTCGAGATGGCGATCTCTTTCCAGACCTCGAAGATGCTGCCAGAGTGATGGCAAACGATCAGCGGATTATGGAAGCTGGACAAACCGAGGTCGTTGAAGAATCTCCTGATGGCGTTCGGACATTTTTGGGCATGAAATCTCCTTACCGGAATAAGTCTGGAGAAGTAATAGGATTAATTGGCATCGCCAGTGATATTAGCGATCGCGTGCAGCTTGAACGCGATCGTGAACGTGTTTTGCAACAAGAACAAGCCGCGCGTGAATCAGCCGAAACCGCCAATCGGATCAAAGATGAATTTTTGGCGGTACTGTCCCATGAACTGCGATCGCCGCTCAACCCTATTTTGGGTTGGACTAAACTATTGCAAAGCGGCAACCTAGATCAAGAGAAAACGGCTCATGCGCTAGAAACCATTGAGCGCAACGTCAAGCTACAGTCCGAACTCATCGAAGATTTACTGGATGTTTCGCGGATTTTACAAAGCAAGCTCAGTCTCAATATATCGTCTGTCAACTTAGGCTTAACCATTGAAGCAGCGATCGAAACCGTCAGTTTGGCAGCCCAAACCAAATCCATTAAAATCAACACCACATTAGATCCTGAAATAGGGCAAGTTCTAGGAGATGCTAGCCGCTTACAGCAGATTGTCTGGAACTTGGTTTCTAATGCAGTCAAATTTACACCGGAAGGGGGGCGCATTGAAGTGCGTTTAACCCGCTTTGATCATCAGGCTCAGATTACTGTAACAGATACCGGAAAAGGCATTACCGCCGAGTTCTTACCCCATGTCTTCGACTACTTCCGTCAAGAGGATAGCGCCACTACTCGTCGGTTTGGCGGGTTGGGGTTGGGGTTGGCGATCGTGCGTCACCTGGTTGAACTGCACGGCGGTACTGTTCAAGTCACTAGCCCTGGTGAAGATCAGGGTACAACTTTTACGGTCAGCATACCGTTAGCCGAGAGTGCTAACGGGCAAGGTGTTGAGTCACAAAAAACTTTCTCCGCACGAACTAACAAAAACTCGCTTTTAGGCATTCGAGTGCTGGTTGTCGATGATGAGCCGGATATGCGGGATGTTATTGCTTTCTCGCTAGAGCAATCGGGTGCAGAGGTCATTGCGGTTGGGACTGCAATGAAAGCGTTAGAAGCTCTAGCTCAGTTTCAGCCAGACATCCTAGTGAGCGATGTGGGTATGCCAGATATGGATGGCTATATGTTAATGCAGAGAATTAGAGCCTTAAATTCAGAGCAGGGTGGGCAAGTTAAGGCGATCGCCCTGACTGCCTATGCCGCCGAGTTTGACCAAAACCAAGCTCTACAAGCGGGTTTTCAACAGCACCTCGCAAAACCTGTAGAACCAGAGGTTTTGGTCAGGGCGATCGTCAGGTTATTTAAAAGTAATGCCTGA
- a CDS encoding XisI protein, whose translation MSQTHHLQGCLIYVEMVQGKVWVQRDETENSVTNDLLAAGTSKEAIVLGFHEPALLNQNMNPSRSLAFRRGI comes from the coding sequence ATGAGTCAAACTCATCATTTACAGGGCTGTTTAATCTATGTAGAAATGGTGCAAGGTAAAGTTTGGGTACAGCGTGATGAGACGGAAAATAGCGTGACCAATGACCTACTTGCCGCAGGAACCTCCAAAGAGGCGATCGTTTTAGGATTTCACGAGCCGGCATTGCTGAATCAAAACATGAATCCTTCAAGGTCCCTTGCCTTTAGAAGAGGGATTTAG
- the aroH gene encoding chorismate mutase — translation MAIRGATTVPENSVQAIREAVKELLDELESHNSIDPDDIISATFSATHDLDAIFPAAIARERPHWQNVPLLDVQQMHVEGSLVRCIRFLIHINTPVLVKIHHPYLRHARHLRPDWSMAEIGARVD, via the coding sequence ATGGCAATTCGGGGGGCAACGACTGTCCCAGAAAATTCGGTTCAGGCAATTCGAGAAGCTGTTAAAGAATTATTAGATGAGCTAGAATCCCACAATTCGATTGACCCCGATGACATCATTAGCGCCACTTTCTCAGCAACTCATGATTTAGACGCAATTTTTCCGGCGGCGATCGCTCGTGAGCGTCCTCATTGGCAAAATGTGCCGCTGCTAGATGTCCAACAAATGCACGTCGAAGGCAGTTTAGTCCGCTGCATTCGATTTTTAATTCACATTAATACTCCGGTGCTAGTAAAAATTCACCATCCTTATCTGAGACATGCCAGACACCTGCGCCCCGATTGGAGTATGGCAGAAATTGGAGCGCGAGTTGATTGA
- the sppA gene encoding signal peptide peptidase SppA, with the protein MVWPFKPRYRKQIARIEITGAIGAATRKRVLEALKTIEERKFPALLLRIDSPGGTVGDSQEIYSALKRLREKIKIVASFGNISASGGVYIGVGAEHIVANPGTITGSIGVILRGNNLERLLEKVGVSFKVIKSGPYKDILSFDRELTAPEQSILQELIDVSYQQFVQTVAEGRNLAVEVVKSFADGRIFTGQQALELGVVDRLGSEEDARRWVAELAGLDPEKTQCFTLEEPKSFASRFLPGRSQLAFGLSNSPGLKSGADWLEFELSTSGLPLWLYRP; encoded by the coding sequence ATGGTTTGGCCTTTTAAACCTCGATACCGCAAACAAATTGCTCGCATTGAAATTACGGGGGCGATCGGTGCTGCCACCCGCAAACGAGTTCTAGAGGCTCTGAAGACAATTGAAGAACGAAAATTTCCGGCACTGTTACTACGAATTGACAGCCCTGGTGGTACCGTTGGAGACTCGCAAGAAATTTATAGCGCCCTGAAGCGATTGCGCGAAAAAATTAAAATTGTTGCCAGTTTTGGCAATATTTCTGCCTCGGGTGGGGTCTACATTGGTGTAGGAGCCGAACATATTGTGGCAAACCCTGGAACGATTACGGGCAGCATTGGCGTAATTCTGCGGGGCAATAACCTGGAACGCTTGCTGGAAAAAGTTGGCGTGTCTTTCAAGGTGATCAAGTCTGGCCCCTATAAAGATATTCTTTCGTTTGACCGAGAGCTAACTGCCCCTGAACAAAGCATTCTGCAAGAACTGATTGATGTGAGCTACCAGCAGTTTGTCCAAACGGTTGCCGAGGGCAGAAATCTGGCAGTAGAAGTGGTCAAAAGCTTTGCCGATGGCCGAATTTTTACGGGGCAACAGGCGCTAGAACTGGGAGTGGTCGATCGCTTGGGTTCTGAAGAAGACGCACGTCGATGGGTGGCTGAACTAGCAGGTCTTGACCCTGAGAAGACACAGTGTTTCACTTTAGAAGAACCCAAAAGTTTTGCCAGTCGCTTTTTGCCTGGTCGAAGTCAATTGGCTTTCGGATTGAGCAATTCTCCGGGGCTAAAATCAGGAGCAGACTGGTTAGAATTTGAACTGTCTACCAGCGGATTACCGCTCTGGCTCTATCGACCCTAG
- a CDS encoding Cof-type HAD-IIB family hydrolase produces the protein MGNDIRLIVVDLDGTTVGATNQIQPAVIQAVQAAQAKGVKVAIATGRMYRSALRFHQELGSTMPLMSYQGAFIKDPMTEKVHQNLTVSSLGAEQLLDYFEHPDLRHKISVHFYINDELYVREITDGTKDYIQRSLIQPIPVGDLRKTLATEPTKILALCDDPALIDELLLGLQVRYSPEEFYFTKSVATFLEATHPQVNKGAAVRYIAEKMMGLHPDQVMTLGDNFNDLEMLQYAGVGVAMGDAPEAVKAAANWVAPTVAENGAALAIAKFVL, from the coding sequence ATGGGAAACGACATTCGGCTCATCGTTGTAGATTTAGATGGCACAACCGTTGGTGCCACAAATCAAATTCAACCCGCTGTTATACAAGCGGTTCAGGCAGCACAGGCAAAAGGTGTGAAGGTCGCGATCGCCACAGGACGCATGTACCGTTCTGCCCTTCGCTTTCACCAAGAGCTCGGTTCTACAATGCCCTTAATGAGCTATCAAGGCGCGTTCATCAAAGATCCGATGACCGAAAAAGTTCACCAAAACCTGACGGTTTCTAGCCTTGGAGCAGAGCAGCTTTTAGACTATTTTGAGCATCCTGATCTGCGGCACAAAATTTCAGTGCATTTCTACATCAACGACGAGCTATACGTGCGCGAAATAACAGACGGCACAAAAGACTACATTCAGCGCTCCCTGATTCAACCCATTCCAGTCGGAGATTTGCGCAAAACCCTAGCAACGGAACCCACCAAAATTTTGGCATTGTGCGATGACCCAGCCCTGATTGATGAACTGCTGCTAGGCTTGCAAGTTCGCTACTCTCCCGAAGAGTTTTACTTCACCAAATCTGTTGCAACCTTTCTAGAGGCAACCCATCCCCAGGTCAATAAAGGCGCTGCCGTTCGCTACATTGCAGAGAAAATGATGGGTCTACATCCTGATCAAGTGATGACACTAGGCGATAACTTTAATGACCTAGAAATGCTTCAATACGCGGGAGTGGGTGTGGCAATGGGTGATGCACCCGAAGCAGTCAAGGCGGCAGCAAATTGGGTTGCGCCTACTGTGGCAGAGAATGGAGCAGCTCTGGCGATCGCCAAATTTGTCCTTTAG